From Miscanthus floridulus cultivar M001 chromosome 15, ASM1932011v1, whole genome shotgun sequence, the proteins below share one genomic window:
- the LOC136508069 gene encoding F-box/LRR-repeat protein 3-like, whose product MSREAQKLDSAAGDGAVGIGVLSLDLLGQVLDRLWEPRDRKACRLVSRAFERAETAHRRALRVLRREPLPRLLRAFPALELLDLSACASLDDASLAAAVAGAGGGLAGLRSVCLARANGVGWRGLEALVAACPKLEAVDLSHCVSAGDREVAALAAAAGLRELRLDKCLAVTDMGLAKVVVGCPRLEKLSLKWCREISDIGIDLLAKKCPELRSLNISYLKVGNGSLRSISSLERLEELAMVCCSCIDDEGLELLSKGSDSLQSVDVSRCDHVTSEGLASLIDGRNFLQKLYAADCLHEIGQRFLSKLATLKETLTLLKLDGLEVSDSLLQAIGESCNKLVEIGLSKCSGVTDEGISSLVAQCSDLRTIDLTCCNLITNNALDSIADNCKMLECLRLESCSLINEKGLKRIATCCPNLKEIDLTDCGVDDAALEHLAKCSELRILKLGLCSSISDKGIAFISSNCGKLVELDLYRCNSITDDGLAALVNGCKRIKLLNLCYCNKITDTGLGHLGSLEELTNLELRCLVRITGIGISSVAIGCKSLIELDLKRCYSVDDAGLWALARYALNLRQLTISYCQVTGLGLCHLLSSLRCLQDIKMVHLSWVSIEGFEMALRAACGRLKKLKMLCGLKTVLSPELIQMLQACGCRIRWVNKPLVYKD is encoded by the exons ATGAGCCGGGAGGCGCAGAAGCTCGATTCCGCCGCCGGCGACGGCGCAGTCGGGATCGGGGTCCTGTCGCTGGACCTACTGGGCCAGGTGCTGGACCGCCTGTGGGAGCCGCGGGACCGCAAGGCGTGCCGTCTCGTCAGCCGCGCCTTCGAGCGCGCCGAGACCGCGCACCGCCGCGCGCTGCGGGTGCTCCGACGCGAGCCGCTCCCGCGCCTGCTCCGCGCGTTCCCGGCCCTCGAGCTGCTCGACCTCTCCGCCTGCGCCTCGCTCGACGACGCCTCCCTCGCCGCGgccgtcgccggcgccggcgggggaCTTGCGGGGCTCCGCAGCGTCTGCCTCGCGCGGGCCAACGGGGTCGGCTGGCGCGGCCTCGAGGCGCTCGTGGCGGCCTGCCCCAAGCTGGAGGCCGTCGACCTGTCGCACTGCGTCAGCGCCGGGGACCGCGAGGTCGCCgcgttggcggcggcggccgggctcAGGGAGCTGAGGCTGGACAAATGCCTTGCCGTCACCGACATGGGGCTCGCCAAGGTGGTTGTTGGGTGCCCCAGGCTGGAGAAGCTCAGCCTCAAGTGGTGCCGTGAGATCTCTGACATCGGAATCGATCTGCTGGCCAAGAAGTGCCCCGAGCTCCGCAGCCTCAACATATCCTACCTCAAG GTGGGTAATGGATCCCTTAGATCAATTTCCTCACTCGAGAGGCTTGAGGAATTGGCAATGGTTTGTTGTTCATGTATAGATGATGAAGGCCTGGAATTGCTGAGCAAGGGGAGCGATTCGCTGCAG AGTGTTGATGTGTCAAGATGTGATCATGTGACTTCTGAGGGGTTAGCTTCACTGATAGATGGTCGCAATTTTCTCCAGAAGTTATATGCTGCAGATTGTTTGCAT GAGATAGGACAGCGTTTTCTATCCAAGTTGGCAACACTGAAGGAAACCTTGACACTGTTGAAACTCGATGGTCTTGAGGTCTCGGACTCTCTTCTTCAAGCCATTGGTGAAAGCTGTAACAAATTGGTTGAGATTGGACTTAGCAAATGCAGTGGTGTTACAGATGAAGGAATCTCATCTCTTGTAGCTCAGTGTAGTGACCTAAGAACAATTGATCTCACATGCTGCAATCTCATTACCAACAATGCACTTGATTCAATAGCTGACAACTGTAAGATGCTTGAATGCTTGCGGTTGGAATCATGCTCTTTGATAAATGAGAAGGGACTAAAGCGAATTGCAACTTGTTGCCCCAATCTTAAGGAGATAGACCTCACTGACTGTGGAGTGGATGATGCAG CATTGGAGCACTTGGCTAAATGCTCTGAATTGAGAATATTGAAATTAGGCCTATGCTCAAGCATTTCTGACAAAGGCATTGCATTTATTAGTTCAAATTGTGGAAAGCTTGTGGAGCTTGATCTCTACCG GTGCAACTCTATTACTGATGATGGGTTGGCAGCTTTAGTAAATGGATGCAAGAGGATTAAGTTACTGAACTTGTGTTACTGCAACAAAATCACTGATACTGGTTTGGGTCACTTAGGCTCCCTGGAGGAGCTCACAAACCTTGAATTGAGGTGCTTGGTCCGCATAACAGGCATTGGGATCTCCTCAGTTGCAATCGGATGCAAGAGCCTGATAGAGCTGGACTTGAAACGATGCTATTCAGTTGATGACGCTGGCCTGTGGGCCCTTGCTCGTTATGCTTTGAACCTTAGACAG CTTACGATATCTTACTGCCAAGTCACGGGGTTGGGCCTGTGCCACCTGCTGAGCTCCCTGCGGTGCCTCCAGGACATTAAGATGGTGCACCTCTCATGGGTCTCCATAGAAGGGTTTGAGATGGCGCTGCGAGCAGCCTGCGGGAGGCtgaagaagctgaagatgctCTGCGGGCTGAAGACCGTGCTGTCCCCTGAGCTCATCCAGATGTTGCAGGCGTGTGGCTGCCGAATAAGATGGGTCAACAAGCCTCTTGTCTACAAGGACTAA